CGGCCCTGGGCACCGCGGTGAACCCGCTGCCGGGCGGCGAGATCGTGCCGGCCCTGGACCGCGGCCTGATCGACGCGGCCGAGTTCAACAACGCTTCCAGCGACCGGGCCCTGGGCTTCCAGGATGTGGCGAAGAACTGCATGCTGCAGAGCTTCCACCAGAGCGGCGAGCAGTTCGAGATCCTGTTCAACAAGGGCAAGTACAACGCCCTGGCCACTGAGCTCAAGGCCATCATCGACTACGCGGTGCAGGCGGCCAGCGCCGACATGAGCTGGAAGGCGATCGACCGCAATACCAAGGACTACGAAGAGCTGAAGAAGGCCGGCGTCAAGTTCTACAAGACCCCCGACGCCATCCTGCGGGCCCAGCTCGAGGCCTGGGACAAGATCGTTGCCACCAAGTCCTCCGAGAACGCGCTGTTCAAGAAGGTGATCGAGTCGCAGAAGGCCTTCGCCCAGGCAGCCGGGCAGTGGCAGAGCGACTACATGGTCGACTTCAAGATGGCCTACAACCACTACTTCGCGAAAAAGAAGGGCTGAACCCGCTTCCCGCTTCCCGCTGCACTCGCGCCAGTCCTCCGGCAGTTCCGGAGGACTGGCGTCGCCTTTCGTTCACTGCATGAGCCTGCCGATGGACGTTCAACGATTGCTTCACACGGCCGACCGCATCAGCACGTGGGTGGGCAAGATCTTCGCCTGGCTGATCGTGTTGCTGATGCTGGTGGTGTGCATCGAGGTCTTCAAGCGCTACGCGCTGAATGCGCCGACCGCGTGGATCTACGACATCAACAACATGATGTACGGCACGCTGTTCATGATGTGCGGCGCCTATACGCTGGCGCACGACGGACATGTGCGCGGCGACTTTCTCTACGGCAGCATGAAGCCGCGCACGCAGGCCACCCTGGACCTCATCCTGTTCATCGTGTTCTTTCTGCCCGGCATCGGCGCGCTCACCTGGGCCGGCTGGGACTACTTCAACGACTCGCTGGCCATGCGCGAGCAGACATTCAACGCCACGCCGCTGCCGGTGTATCCGTTCAAGTTCGTCATCCCCGTGGCGGGCGTGATCGTGATGATGCAGGGCCTCGCCGAGATCATCCGATGCATCGTGTGCCTGCGAACCGGCGCGTGGCCCGAGCGGCTGAAGGACGCCGAGGAGATGGACGTCGTGGCGCAGCAGCTCGCCGGCAGCACCTATGTCGACGAGGAGGCGCGCCGGCAGGCGATAGACAACGCCAAGCGCATCGACGAGGCGGCGCGGCAGCGCGGCGCCGGAGCCGGTACGTGAGCGCCGCAGCGCGGAGGGCAGCCCTGTGAGCGACGCGGCACTCGGCCTGTCGATGCTCGGCCTGATCGTGGTCGTCATCATGCTGGGCTTCCCGACCGCGTTCACGCTGATGGGCCTGGGCATGTTCTTCGGCTTCATCGCGTTCTACAACCCGTCGCAGCACTGGATCGACAACCGCGTGTTCGACCTGATGGTGCAGCGCGCCTACGGCGCGATGACCAACGAGACGCTGCTGTCGATCCCGCTGTTCGTGCTGATGGGCTACGTGATGGAACGCGGAGCGCTGGTGGACAAGATGTTCCACAGCGTGCAGCTGGCCTTCCGCCGGCTGCCGGGCTCTCTGGCGGTCGCGACGCTGATCATCTGCACGTTCTGGGGCATCGCCAGCGGCCTGGTCGGCGCGGTGGTGGTGCTGATGGGCGTCATCGCGATGCGGCCGATGCTCAACGCCGGCTACGACACCCGGCTGGCGGCCGGCGTCATCACCGCCGGCGGCACGTTGGGCATCCTGATACCGCCGTCGGTGATGATCATCGTCTACGCGGCGGTCGCCGGGCAGTCGGTCGTCAAGCTGTACGCGGCGGCAATGTTCCCCGGCTTTTTCCTCGCCTTCCTGTACCTGGTCTACGTGATCGGCTGGGCCATGATCCAGCCCAAGGTCGCGCCCCGGCTGCCGCTGGAACAGCAGCGCGCGCCGGTCTCGCCCTGGGTCAGGCAGGTCGCCGACACCCATGGCGGGCGCATGCTGCCGGCGCTGCTCAAGGCGGTGGTGGCACCCGGGCGTGTTCTCTCCGCATCGGTGGAGGGTGTGCGGGTCACCTGGTGGCTGCTTCTGCGCAACCTCGTGACCGCCCTGGTGCCGGTGCTGCTGGCGGCGGTGACGCTGGGCGCGGTGTGGTGGTACGTGACCATCTATTCGCAGAAGGACAGCAATCCGGAGCCGGCGGCGGCGGAGCAGGTGCAGAAAGCGCGGGAGCCGTCCGCCGGCGGCGTGCAGGAGCCTCCTTCCTCAGGGTCGGAGCCGCAGTCCGGCGGGTTGCAGGAACCTCCGGACAGCGAAGGCGTGAAGGAGCCGCCGTCGTCGGGCGTGGCAGAGCCGCCGGGCGCCGAGCCCGCCGCGAAGACCGAGGAGGGTGGTCTGCAGGCGCTGGGCGAACCGGTGCAAGGGCCCAAGATGGCGGCCGTGCCGGACGCCTTCTACACCGGCTTCTGGCTGACGTGCGCCATCACGCTGGCGCTGCTCGCCTGGTACTACTGGCGCATGGATGCCGAGCAGTTCGAGATCCTGCGCATGCTCGTGTCCTCGGTGATGCCGCTGGGCATCCTGACGCTGGTGGTGCTGGGGGTGATCCTGTTCGGCATCACCACCGCCACCGAGTCGGCGGCGGTTGGCGCGGCCGGTGCCTTCCTGATGGCCTGGCAGGCAGGCACGTTGAACCTGCAGAAGATCAGGGAGGCGGTGTTCCTGACGGCCAAGACGACGGCCATGGTGTGCTGGCTGTTCGTGGGCTCGGCGCTGTTCTCGGCGGTGTTCGCCATACTCGGCGGGCAGGCCATCATCGAGCACTGGGTGCTGGGCATGAACCTGTCGCCGCTGCAGTTCCTGCTGCTGTCGCAGGCGATCATCTTCGTGCTGGGGTGGCCGCTCGAGTGGACCGAGATCATCGTGATCTTCGTGCCCATCTTCCTGCCGCTGCTGACCCACTTCAAGATCGACCCGCTGCTGTTCGGCACGCTGGTGTTCGTGAACCTGCAGGCGGCATTCCTGTCTCCGCCGGTCGCGATGTCGGCCTTCTACCTGAAGGGCGTGTCGCCGCCGCACGTGACGCTGAACCAGATCTTCGCGGGGATGATGCCGTACATGCTGATCGTCATCCTGTGCATGGTGTTCATGTACATCTGGCCCGGCCTGACGGTGTGGCTGCCGAACTACCTCTACGGCGGCTGAGCCTCAGCCCTTCGCGCCCCTGGGCCCCGGCGCCGGCGGCGCCGCGTAATCCGGCGGGACGCGCATCAGCGCCGCATCGGGCTCCCCGCGCTTGAGCCGCGCGAGCCGATAGGTCGTCTCGCCGACCCGCGGGTCCGCGTCGCGCGACTGCAGCGTGAGCAGCAGCTCCGGCGACGTCCAGACGTCGCGGGTGATGACGATGGGCTTCTCGTTGCCCAGCTTGCCGGCCTCGATGGTCCAGGTAGTCCGTTCGCCGTTCGCCCGCACGCCGTCGATGTCCTTGCTGCCGAGAGCGGTGGCGACACCGGGGCCGCGTGGCGCACCGACGCGCGCCTGGAAGGCCACCCCCGGCGGCAGCGGCGGCAGCGGCGCCTGCGGATCCATGCGCAGCACGTGCATCTGCATGCCCTTGGGCATGTCGTCCTCGCCCACGATGGCCGGCACCGGTGGCGGCACCGGCGGTGTCGGCGGCACGGGCGCGACCACCGGCGTGCCGGGCTCGCGGCGCAGGCTCTCGCGGAAGTTGCGCGCCCAGTCGCGCATCTTGTCGGCGTACTCCCGCATGGCAAAGCCGTGCTCGCGCTCCAGCAGCGGGCCGGCGGCGCTCAGGCGGCGCGCGCTCTTTCGCTCGGGATCGAGGACCCAGCTCTCGTGTGCCACCGGGTCGCGCAGGTAGACGGTCTTGCGCCCGCCGCGGTCGATCTCCTGGCGCGTGCGGCCCTCGCCGTCGCGGCACAGGCGCGTCGTGTGCCGACGCACGATGCGGTTGCCGTCGGTCAGCGGCTGCACGGATTCGATCTCGGCCTCGGCGCAGTACGGCGCGCCCTTCACGATGCGCTCGTCCCCCAGCTCACGCGCCGCGAACGCGACCGTATCGTCGCCGGCCACGAGAAGCGGCGCTTCGAACG
The Piscinibacter sp. XHJ-5 DNA segment above includes these coding regions:
- a CDS encoding TRAP transporter small permease subunit yields the protein MDVQRLLHTADRISTWVGKIFAWLIVLLMLVVCIEVFKRYALNAPTAWIYDINNMMYGTLFMMCGAYTLAHDGHVRGDFLYGSMKPRTQATLDLILFIVFFLPGIGALTWAGWDYFNDSLAMREQTFNATPLPVYPFKFVIPVAGVIVMMQGLAEIIRCIVCLRTGAWPERLKDAEEMDVVAQQLAGSTYVDEEARRQAIDNAKRIDEAARQRGAGAGT
- a CDS encoding TRAP transporter large permease subunit; protein product: MSDAALGLSMLGLIVVVIMLGFPTAFTLMGLGMFFGFIAFYNPSQHWIDNRVFDLMVQRAYGAMTNETLLSIPLFVLMGYVMERGALVDKMFHSVQLAFRRLPGSLAVATLIICTFWGIASGLVGAVVVLMGVIAMRPMLNAGYDTRLAAGVITAGGTLGILIPPSVMIIVYAAVAGQSVVKLYAAAMFPGFFLAFLYLVYVIGWAMIQPKVAPRLPLEQQRAPVSPWVRQVADTHGGRMLPALLKAVVAPGRVLSASVEGVRVTWWLLLRNLVTALVPVLLAAVTLGAVWWYVTIYSQKDSNPEPAAAEQVQKAREPSAGGVQEPPSSGSEPQSGGLQEPPDSEGVKEPPSSGVAEPPGAEPAAKTEEGGLQALGEPVQGPKMAAVPDAFYTGFWLTCAITLALLAWYYWRMDAEQFEILRMLVSSVMPLGILTLVVLGVILFGITTATESAAVGAAGAFLMAWQAGTLNLQKIREAVFLTAKTTAMVCWLFVGSALFSAVFAILGGQAIIEHWVLGMNLSPLQFLLLSQAIIFVLGWPLEWTEIIVIFVPIFLPLLTHFKIDPLLFGTLVFVNLQAAFLSPPVAMSAFYLKGVSPPHVTLNQIFAGMMPYMLIVILCMVFMYIWPGLTVWLPNYLYGG